CCTGGGCGCGGCGTTCGCGGGCGCCGATATCGGCATCCTCGACCGGCTGGCCGCTGCTCTGCCAGATGGCATGGAAAGTCTTGAACAGCGCGATGCGCAGGTCATCCTCGCCGTCCAGCACGCTGCGATCGGTCAGGATCGCCTCCAGCGTGGCTGCGGCATAATTGTCGCCGGCGCGCTGGCTGCCGGTCAATGCGCGCGCGTAGCGGCGCAGGAACGGAAGTTCGCGCCCGATGGATTGGGCCAGATCGGCAGCAGTCATCACAAAGTCCTCTTAATTCGCGTCTTGCAAGGAACCATCGGAACCCCCTATCGGTTGCATGTCGTGCGCACAAGTTTGTCGGGACTAACACCAATATGACACCGAAACGAGATGACCGTCGGAGAGCGGCAGTGGAAAAACAGATCGACGAGAACCTCAAGCGTGTCTACGAACAGGACGCCACCGACGATATTCCCGACCGGTTTCTGGACCTGCTGAAGAAGCTGAAGGACCAGGAATGATCCGCATCCCGACCCGGCATTCCCCCGTCTTTCCTGAATCGGCACGAACATGAACAAATCTCAGACGGTCCATCCGCGCGACCAGCTGGTCGATCACCTGCCCGCGCTGCGCGCCTTCGCGCTGTCGCTGACCCGCGAGGGGGCGGCCGCGGACGACCTGGTGCAGGATACCATCGTCAAGGCCTGGACGAACATGGACAAGTTTCAGGCGGGCACGAATCTGCGGGCCTGGCTGTTCACGATCCTGCGCAACACCTTCTATTCGTCGCGCCGCAAGACCAAGCGCGAGGTCAGCGACAGCGACGGCATCCATGCCGCACGCCAGGCCACGCGCCCCGACCATGACGGCCGTCTGGCGCTGCGCGATTTCCGCGCCGCCTTCGAAAAGCTGCCCGACGAACAGCGCGAGGCGCTGATCCTGGTCGGTGCCTCCGGCTTCTCCTACGAGGAGGCGGCGGACATGACCGGCGTGGCCGTCGGCACCGTCAAGTCCCGCGCCAATCGCGGACGGCGCAAGCTGGCCGAACTGTTGCATCTGGAACAGGGCGAGGAGTTGAACATGACCGATCAGGCGACCTTGGCGGTGATGGCGCAGAACAACTCCAGCTCGCGCTGAGCCGGGGTTGTGCTGCGGCCCTTCACCAGCCGGATGGAATTCACGCGGCGCCTGGGCTTTCGGCTGGGGGCGCTGCTTTCCGTCGCCATCCTGCCCATCGGGCTGATCTCGCTGGTCCAGAATCTGCATCTGTCGCGCGAGGCCGAACGCAGCGCCGAGATCGCGCTGCTGGGCCGCACCGCATCCGCAGCCGCCGGCGAACGCGCCCTGCTGCAAAGCGCGCTGGGCTCCGCCGACGCCTTGGGCCCCGCCATCCTGGAAAGCGTCGAACGACCTGAACTGTGTTCCGAACTGCTGCGCAATTTCGTCCAGCGCAGCGGCACCTATCGCCACGCGGCCTTCGTGCCGCTGGACGGGGCCGTCGAGTGCAGCTCCGCCCCGGCCGAGGCGCCGGAATACGACCTGTCGGGCAATCCCGAACTGCTGGCCTTCCTGCAGCAGCCCAGCACCACCGTGACCGCGCTGCAGAACGGCCCGATCAGCGGCGAACCCGTCGTCGTGGTCCTGCAGCCCCTTTATCGCGGCAGCGACCTTCTGGGCATGACCGCCCTGTCCCTGACGCAGGAGCTGATGCGGTCCACCCATGCGATGGACCTGGGGACCGAGGGTGCGCGCATCCTGACCTTCAACAATCGCGGCCATGTGCTGATCGCGGAAAGCGTGCAGGGCGACGACCCCGCGCTGCTGCTGCCCCGCGACGTGCCCCTGGCCAGCCTGCCCGGCCAGGGCGAGGCGACGTTCCGGTCGCGCGCCAACAACGGCCAGATGCGGGTCTTCACCGTGGTGCCGGTGGTGCCGGGCCTCGTCTATGCCTTGGGCAGCTGGAGCCCCAGCATCGCGGGCGTGGGCCTGTTCCAGCTGTCGCGTTTCGGCGCGGTGCTGCTGCCGGTGGCGCTGTGGATCGTGTCGCTGGCGGTGGCCTATTTCGCGGTCTTCCGGCTGGTCCTGCGCCACATCACCGTGCTGCGTGGCCAGATGCGCCGTTTCGCCATCGGCAGCCGCGAGGCCGCCCCCCCGGTCCTGGAGGACGCCCCCACCGAGAT
Above is a genomic segment from Paracoccus aestuarii containing:
- a CDS encoding NepR family anti-sigma factor: MEKQIDENLKRVYEQDATDDIPDRFLDLLKKLKDQE
- a CDS encoding RNA polymerase sigma factor yields the protein MNKSQTVHPRDQLVDHLPALRAFALSLTREGAAADDLVQDTIVKAWTNMDKFQAGTNLRAWLFTILRNTFYSSRRKTKREVSDSDGIHAARQATRPDHDGRLALRDFRAAFEKLPDEQREALILVGASGFSYEEAADMTGVAVGTVKSRANRGRRKLAELLHLEQGEELNMTDQATLAVMAQNNSSSR
- a CDS encoding histidine kinase dimerization/phosphoacceptor domain -containing protein, whose protein sequence is MLRPFTSRMEFTRRLGFRLGALLSVAILPIGLISLVQNLHLSREAERSAEIALLGRTASAAAGERALLQSALGSADALGPAILESVERPELCSELLRNFVQRSGTYRHAAFVPLDGAVECSSAPAEAPEYDLSGNPELLAFLQQPSTTVTALQNGPISGEPVVVVLQPLYRGSDLLGMTALSLTQELMRSTHAMDLGTEGARILTFNNRGHVLIAESVQGDDPALLLPRDVPLASLPGQGEATFRSRANNGQMRVFTVVPVVPGLVYALGSWSPSIAGVGLFQLSRFGAVLLPVALWIVSLAVAYFAVFRLVLRHITVLRGQMRRFAIGSREAAPPVLEDAPTEIADVSQTFHNMARILIRDEEAMEQAVAEKTVLLKEVHHRVKNNLQLIASIINMQGRLIDDPDAKRVLRSVQDRVAALATIYRNLYQAEQLDQVNADQLIQDIIAQLSTASQGAGRDLRVECDIQPLTMLPDQAVPLTLLTTEAFTNAVKYAQTPPGEDRAWVRVALSQPRPGHGLLEVENSTADGSEGAGGTGLGSQLIEAFSMQLEGTVEAESRDGRYRLTLLFTLDQPHHPTSGNNPRQVVLTSAARAGSRH